In the Prochlorococcus marinus CUG1438 genome, CACTCAATAGTTCCAGGAGGCTTGCTTGTAATATCATAAACAACTCTATTCACTGAATTTACTTCATTAACGATTCTATTTGAAATTCTCTCTAAAATTTGAAAAGGTATTTTTGACCAGTCTGCAGTCATCCCATCTTCACTAGATACGCAACGTAAAACTATTGGCCAAGCATATGTTCTTTTATCCCCCATAACTCCTACAGTTTTTACGGGTAATAATACTGCAAAAGCCTGCCATATATCATCATAAAGACCTGACTTCTTAATTTCATCTCTAACTATCCAATCTGCATCTCTCAAACATTCAAGTTTTTCGTTGGTAACCTCTCCCAGAATTCTTATAGCCAACCCTGGTCCTGGGAAAGGATGTCTTTTTATGATTTGATCAGGCAAACCCAAAGCAGTACCTAATTTTCTGACTTCATCCTTAAAAAGCGTTCTCAATGGCTCGACTAATTTAAATTGTAAATCTTTGGGTAATCCGCCCACATTATGATGACTCTTTATTTTTACAGCTATTCTCTCACCTGTATTTGGATCAATATTAGTACCAGCACTTTCGATAACATCGGGATATAGAGTACCTTGTGCAAGGTACTGAAAAGGGCCTAGTCTATTACTTTCTTCTTCAAATACTCTAATAAATTCTTCACCAATAATTTTCCTTTTTTGTTCTGGATCAGTAATCCCCTTTAATTTTGCAATAAACCTTTCCCTTGCATTGATATATTCAACCTTAATATGAAATTTCTTATCAAAAAAATCCATTAAAAATTCAGGTTCACCTTTTCTCATAAAACCTTGATCTATAAACATACAAGTCAGATTATTTCCAATCGCTTTATTGAGAAGAAAAGCAAGAGTTGAAGAGTCAACTCCTCCTGACAATGCGAGTAAAACTTTCTTATTGCAAACTTGCTCTCTTATGGTCGGAATAGTTTCCTCTAAAAAAGTCTCAGTTGTCCAATCCGCTGAACAACTAGATATTTTGTAAACGAAATTTTTAATTACTGCCATTCCATACTCTGAATGAATGACTTCAGGATGAAATTGAACACCATATAATTTCCTTCTATCATTTGCAATTGCCGCATGAATTGTGTTCTCAGTATGCGCAATTTTATTAAATCCATCAGGCAAAGAATTTATTGAATCGCCATGACTCATCCACATTATGGATTTATCCATTACATCAGAGAGAAGGTCGCATTCTAAATCTATATTTAATGGTGCTCTGCCGTACTCAGCTTTTTTATTTGCAGAAATTACAGTTCCTCCAAGTTCTTTGACCATTAATTGCATTCCATAGCATATACCAAAAATAGGAATGCCTAAATCAAAAATTTTTTCATCACACTTGGGAGCATTTTGTTCATAAACAGAATTCGGTCCCCCACTTAAAATGATCCCTTGTGGATTAATATTATTAATATCTTGGATTGAAATACGATTACTAACAACAAGAGAATAAACATTAATTTCTCTAATTCTTCTAGCAATCAACTCAGAATATTGAGATCCGAAATCTAAAATTAATATTGAGGGATCTCTTTCTTTTTTTAAAGATTT is a window encoding:
- the guaA gene encoding glutamine-hydrolyzing GMP synthase, translated to MSQKSLKKERDPSILILDFGSQYSELIARRIREINVYSLVVSNRISIQDINNINPQGIILSGGPNSVYEQNAPKCDEKIFDLGIPIFGICYGMQLMVKELGGTVISANKKAEYGRAPLNIDLECDLLSDVMDKSIMWMSHGDSINSLPDGFNKIAHTENTIHAAIANDRRKLYGVQFHPEVIHSEYGMAVIKNFVYKISSCSADWTTETFLEETIPTIREQVCNKKVLLALSGGVDSSTLAFLLNKAIGNNLTCMFIDQGFMRKGEPEFLMDFFDKKFHIKVEYINARERFIAKLKGITDPEQKRKIIGEEFIRVFEEESNRLGPFQYLAQGTLYPDVIESAGTNIDPNTGERIAVKIKSHHNVGGLPKDLQFKLVEPLRTLFKDEVRKLGTALGLPDQIIKRHPFPGPGLAIRILGEVTNEKLECLRDADWIVRDEIKKSGLYDDIWQAFAVLLPVKTVGVMGDKRTYAWPIVLRCVSSEDGMTADWSKIPFQILERISNRIVNEVNSVNRVVYDITSKPPGTIEWE